The Arctopsyche grandis isolate Sample6627 chromosome 5, ASM5162203v2, whole genome shotgun sequence genome includes a window with the following:
- the LOC143911796 gene encoding high mobility group protein 20A-like, with protein sequence MEPTEINEAIPAQPLQQQQPSLQQQPLIQQPLHQLQPPHQQSPHSQQTPHQPQPQPQPQPQPQPQPQPSNQQPPPAEIAPKTRNKKRKTKAPRDTTAPRQPLTGYVRYLNERRETLRQANPRLGFAEVTRRLASEWGRLPAEEKQQYLDAAEQDRERYSREWSAYKETDAYKTFRQQQLERKEAAVVTGGPPPPKKPRTASVTQHTNKAEKLGDGAANVNGGAIITSQPIIHAGSVTNVTRPKSAVTPSSTIASPTNRMDGCHREIDIPIFTEQFLQHNKLRETELRQLRKANTDYEQQNAILQKHIENMRTAVDRTKNETSIQVARTSALHSHFNFLVERLVAAFGTVALPGIPSGATKQNIEEYMEALRSLTVENKNNPIVKQAKELLVKMEVGA encoded by the exons TACGGAAATTAATGAGGCAATTCCGGCTCAACCGTTGCAGCAACAACAACCCTCGCTTCAGCAACAACCATTGATACAACAACCGCTACACCAACTTCAACCACCGCATCAACAATCGCCTCACTCACAACAAACGCCGCATCAACCACAGCCACAACCCCAACCACAACCCCAACCCCAACCCCAACCACAACCATCAAACCAGCAACCACCACCGGCAGAAATTGCACCGAAAAcccgaaataaaaaaaggaaaactaAAGCGCCCAGAGATACTACGGCACCCAGACAACCTCTTACAG gcTATGTAAGATATTTGAATGAACGTCGTGAAACTTTGCGTCAAGCTAATCCACGTTTAGGATTCGCCGAAGTAACAAGACGCTTAGCTAGCGAATGGGGACGCTTGCCAGCTGAAGAAAAACAACAGTATTTAGATGCAGCAGAACAAGATAGGGaaag ATATAGTCGAGAATGGTCAGCATATAAGGAGACAGACGCATACAAGACTTTTCGACAACAACAACTTGAAAGAAAAGAAGCAGCTGTGGTGACAGGTGGTCCTCCACCACCAAAAAAACCTCGAACAGCTTCTGTTACACAACACACAAATAAAGCTGAAAAATTAg GTGATGGTGCTGCAAATGTAAATGGTGGTGCTATAATAACTTCGCAACCAATTATTCATGCTGGTTCTGTAACCAATGTAACCAGACCCAAATCAGCTGTTACTCCatct TCTACAATTGCTTCCCCTACAAATAGAATGGATGGTTGTCACAGGGAAATTGACATTCCAATTTTCACGGAGCAATTTTTACAACACAATAAATTAAGAGAAACCGAGCTGCGTCAACTTCGGAAAGCCAATACAGACTACGAACAAcag AATGCAATATTACAAAAGCATATAGAGAATATGCGCACTGCAGTGGATCGAACAAAAAACGAAACATCAATTCAGGTCGCTCGTACTTCGGCTCTTCATTCACATTTCAATTTCTTGGTAGAGAGACTTGTAGCGGCTTTCGGAACAGTAGCTTTACCAG GTATACCAAGTGgagcaacaaaacaaaatattgagGAGTACATGGAAGCACTCCGATCACTGACAGTAGAAAATAAGAACAATCCAATCGTTAAACAAGCTAAAGAATTGCTTGTAAAAATGGAAGTTGGAGCGTAA
- the bonsai gene encoding 28S ribosomal protein S15, mitochondrial, producing the protein MNVMGLWRTSQVSRHASVFIRGFKSDVDIKWIRPERPPCFAPGPNGSGDVAPVVNPSPDVFAVPFQQSKSLLEADDMVKTIFSIDIQGSRAKHQVIIKNYLDLVKCHELDKYSPEAKIAKKTARIRYLQEHLEKCPLDKGLKIKCKELIDKRNKSLKLLRRTDYKKYEWILEKLDLVFKAPAEDRYEDVTRKKSLMRLVQMQCDEIKAKKMNNYKASLIIKKQSIVKKFAENPE; encoded by the exons ATGAACGTGATGGGACTGTGGCGAACGAGTCAAGTCTCTCGCCATGCAAGTGTATTCATTCGAGGATTTAAATCCGACGTCGATATAAAATGGATACGACCTGAGAGACCGCCGTGTTTTGCACCGGGACCTAATGGCAGCGGAGACGTTGCACCTGTGGTCAATCCATCGCCAGATGTATTCGCAGTGCCTTTTCAGCAATCTAAGAGTCTGCTAGA AGCTGATGATATGGTAAAAACTATATTCTCAATTGATATACAGGGCTCACGGGCGAAGCATCAAGTTATAATCAAGAATTACCTGGACCTCGTCAAGTGTCACGAGCTTGACAAATACTCCCCAGAAGCAAAAA TTGCTAAAAAGACAGCTAGAATAAGATATCTCCAAGAGCATTTAGAAAAATGCCCCCTTGATAAGGGTTTGAag ATAAAATGCAAAGAATTAATAGACAAAAGGAATAAATCTTTGAAACTTTTACGTCGCAcagattataaaaaatatgaatggaTCCTTGAAAAGCTTGATTTGGTTTTTAAGGCACCAGCAGA GGATCGCTATGAAGACGTTACAAGGAAGAAGTCCCTTATGAGACTTGTACAAATGCAATGTGACGAGATAAAAGCCAAGAAGATGAACAATTATAAAGcatcattaataattaaaaaacaaagtaTCGTTAAAAAATTTGCCGAAAACCCcgaataa
- the Dlish gene encoding dachs ligand with SH3s isoform X1, producing the protein MAFLCPVRIRRGKKKKSISGDVDKELSRPSSGLSPGMGRITGSASIETLVRVGIEKEHGLSPDSKMVVLHDFAPCVDDELEVKRGQIVNMLYRENDWVYVIVAESRQEGFIPHSYCAPYSPHLLPDLKKKLPRQPAGSAPDLTTQEQSVGETRSEEGSEASDGCPFSKAPSGRCIVLYTFQARDENDVPVERGEFVTVLNREDPDWFWVVRSNGQEGFIPSGFVYPADNVIQGNVEASTAAPPAPAPAPLLSDPDPRYHGTELVMLYDYKAQAPDDLSVRRGEWVYADLLHQTVEGWLWAHAPKTRRYGFIPKAYARPPATTSL; encoded by the exons ATGGCCTTCCTCTGTCCCGTCAGGATACGGAGAGGCAAAAAGAAAAAAT CAATAAGTGGAGATGTGGACAAAGAGTTGTCCCGACCTAGTTCGGGACTCAGTCCTGGGATGGGTCGTATCACCGGGTCCGCCAGCATAGAAACACTAGTGAGAGTTGGAATCGAAAAAGAGCATGGACTAAGCCCCGATTCCAAAATGGTCGTCTTACATGACTTTGCTCCGTGCGTTGATGATGAATTagag GTTAAACGTGGCCAAATAGTTAATATGCTTTATAGAGAAAATGATTGGGTGTATGTTATTGTAGCTGAATCGAGACAGGAAGGCTTTATACCGCATTCATATTGCGCGCCGTATTCTCCGCATTTACTTCCAGATCTCAAGAAAAAACTCCCTCGTCAGCCAGCCGGCTCGGCGCCTGATTTAACAACTCAAGAACA AAGCGTCGGAGAAACGAGATCTGAAGAGGGTAGTGAAGCTAGTGACGGATGTCCATTTAGCAAAGCTCCTTCAGGTCGTTGTATTGTACTTTACACATTTCAAGCGCGAGATGAAAACGACGTACCTGTGGAACGTGGAGAATTTGTCACCG TTTTAAATAGAGAAGATCCGGATTGGTTTTGGGTAGTGCGTAGTAATGGCCAAGAAGGTTTTATCCCTTCAGGGTTTGTTTACCCAGCTGACAATGTGATTCAAG GAAATGTTGAGGCTTCAACTGCAGCTCCTCCTGCTCCAGCGCCTGCGCCACTTTTATCTGATCCAGATCCACGCTATCATGGTACTGAGCTTGTTATGCTCTATGATTATAAG GCTCAAGCACCGGATGATTTATCAGTGCGTCGAGGTGAATGGGTTTATGCTGATCTACTTCATCAAACAGTCGAAGGATGGCTATGGGCACATGCTCCGAAAACTCGTCGGTATGGTTTTATACCGAAAGCTTATGCTAGACCTCCAGCCACAACCAGTTTGTGA
- the Dlish gene encoding dachs ligand with SH3s isoform X2, which yields MAFLCPVRIRRGKKKKSISGDVDKELSRPSSGLSPGMGRITGSASIETLVRVGIEKEHGLSPDSKMVVLHDFAPCVDDELEVKRGQIVNMLYRENDWVYVIVAESRQEGFIPHSYCAPYSPHLLPDLKKKLPRQPAGSAPDLTTQEHVGETRSEEGSEASDGCPFSKAPSGRCIVLYTFQARDENDVPVERGEFVTVLNREDPDWFWVVRSNGQEGFIPSGFVYPADNVIQGNVEASTAAPPAPAPAPLLSDPDPRYHGTELVMLYDYKAQAPDDLSVRRGEWVYADLLHQTVEGWLWAHAPKTRRYGFIPKAYARPPATTSL from the exons ATGGCCTTCCTCTGTCCCGTCAGGATACGGAGAGGCAAAAAGAAAAAAT CAATAAGTGGAGATGTGGACAAAGAGTTGTCCCGACCTAGTTCGGGACTCAGTCCTGGGATGGGTCGTATCACCGGGTCCGCCAGCATAGAAACACTAGTGAGAGTTGGAATCGAAAAAGAGCATGGACTAAGCCCCGATTCCAAAATGGTCGTCTTACATGACTTTGCTCCGTGCGTTGATGATGAATTagag GTTAAACGTGGCCAAATAGTTAATATGCTTTATAGAGAAAATGATTGGGTGTATGTTATTGTAGCTGAATCGAGACAGGAAGGCTTTATACCGCATTCATATTGCGCGCCGTATTCTCCGCATTTACTTCCAGATCTCAAGAAAAAACTCCCTCGTCAGCCAGCCGGCTCGGCGCCTGATTTAACAACTCAAGAACA CGTCGGAGAAACGAGATCTGAAGAGGGTAGTGAAGCTAGTGACGGATGTCCATTTAGCAAAGCTCCTTCAGGTCGTTGTATTGTACTTTACACATTTCAAGCGCGAGATGAAAACGACGTACCTGTGGAACGTGGAGAATTTGTCACCG TTTTAAATAGAGAAGATCCGGATTGGTTTTGGGTAGTGCGTAGTAATGGCCAAGAAGGTTTTATCCCTTCAGGGTTTGTTTACCCAGCTGACAATGTGATTCAAG GAAATGTTGAGGCTTCAACTGCAGCTCCTCCTGCTCCAGCGCCTGCGCCACTTTTATCTGATCCAGATCCACGCTATCATGGTACTGAGCTTGTTATGCTCTATGATTATAAG GCTCAAGCACCGGATGATTTATCAGTGCGTCGAGGTGAATGGGTTTATGCTGATCTACTTCATCAAACAGTCGAAGGATGGCTATGGGCACATGCTCCGAAAACTCGTCGGTATGGTTTTATACCGAAAGCTTATGCTAGACCTCCAGCCACAACCAGTTTGTGA
- the Rph gene encoding rabphilin, translating into MSYMGTGNRYVCPNDRQLSLRAKLRTGWCVAREVSPLTPAEQAAILEVVKRSEALGDTEARRVGRMVERVESLRRSSGAGAVALGGTSGGGRCGACGRRGPLLPLPLFPGLRRCSVCNRQLCSNCALDTGNKGQWLCNICAEMREMWKKSGAWFYKGLPKYILPERKGNNRYSDSRLAASLQDTPSTSSTEPTVVTSDDLEQEPNRLMAKLPSFSRQGSATESHKSLSILQENSDQDTNVLQHGMSGLSLNRMESFSQKSFGNLRRTPSRSSSRSSVSTSSAVAQSGSSGANGSLNQNGKLKTSNGSSNQTAGINSHFTSTAQGVCGTAEVRLQHDAIDGTLCCTAVRARGLPSTDLAGLADPYCSMEVLPPDGTCFNRQRTKTVHKTKNPEFNETVTFYGITEADIKVKTFRITLFDEDKYGCDILGSASITLLDALGRNTSQDLTLPLCAESDVVDQLMKPQILISLSYNTKKRSLAVIICRCRNLPAMDNNGFSDPFVKLHLDPDPYHRKHKTSIKWRNLNPVFNEEFLFETRPTELAKQCLALTVWDKDYGKANDFLGGLVIGASSKGKRLKHWLDCIKFPDHKHEQWHCLTEKEP; encoded by the exons GTGGTGAAAAGGTCAGAAGCACTGGGAGATACAGAAGCACGTCGTGTTGGACGAATGGTTGAGAGGGTGGAGTCTCTTCGCAGAAGCAGTGGTGCGGGGGCGGTGGCTCTGGGTGGGACCTCGGGGGGTGGCAGGTGTGGGGCTTGTGGTCGTAGGGGCCCCTTGCTTCCATTACCATTATTTCCAGGACTACGTCGATGCTCAGTTTGCAATCGGCAACTATGCTCCAACTGCGCTCTCGACACCGGCAACAAAGG ACAATGGCTGTGCAACATTTGTGCTGAAATGCGTGAGATGTGGAAAAAATCAGGTGCTTGGTTCTATAAAGGATTACCTAAGTACATCTTACCTGAGAGAAAGGGTAATAATCGATATAGCGATTCTCGCTTAGCAGCATCATTGCAAGATACTCCTAGCACAAGTTCTACTGAGCCTACAGTAGTAACTTCTGATGATTTGGAACAGGAACCCAATCGTTTAATGGCAAAGTTGCCATCGTTCTCCAGACAAGGAAGCGCAACTGAATCTCATAAATCGCTTTCGATACTTCAG gaGAATTCTGATCAAGATACAAATGTTTTACAACACGGTATGAGTGGATTGAGTCTCAATAGAATGGAGAGTTTCAGCCAGAAGTCATTTGGTAATCTAAGAAGGACTCCGAGTAGAAGTAGTTCGCGCAGTTCAGTTTCTACATCCTCAGCCGTAGCTCAGAGTGGTTCTAGTGGAGCAAATGGGAGTTTGAACCAAAATGGGAAACTTAAGACGAGCAACGGTTCAAGTAATCAAACTGCTGGTATTAATAGTCATTTTACTTCAACTGCCCAAGGAGTTTGTGGAACAGCTGAGGTTCGTCTCCAGCATGACGCTATCGATGGAACACTCTGTTGCACAGCCGTGAGAGCACGCGGTCTTCCGTCGACAGATTTGGCTGGTCTGGCTGATCCTTATTGTAGTATGGAAGTTTTGCCACCAG ATGGAACATGTTTTAACCGTCAACGCACAAAAACAGTCCACAAAACAAAAAATCCAGAATTCAACGAAACGGTAACATTTTATGGTATTAcagaagctgatattaaagtgAAAACGTTCCGAATTACTCTATTTGACGAAGACaa ATACGGTTGTGATATTTTGGGATCGGCATCCATAACTCTTTTGGACGCTTTAGGAAGGAATACTTCTCAAGATCTAACATTACCATTATGTGCAGAATCAGATGTTGTCGATCAGCTGATGAAACCTCAAATTCTCATATCTCTATCTTATAATACGAAGAAGCGTTCATTGGCTGTGATTATTTGCCGATGTAGAAATCTTCCAGCTATGGATAATAATGGATTTTCGGATCCGTTTgttaaatt GCATTTGGATCCAGATCCTTATCATAGAAAGCACAAAACATCTATCAAATGGAGAAATTTAAATCCAGTATTCAATGAAGAGTTTCTTTTCGAAACAAGACCGACGGAACTAGCGAAACAATGCCTCGCTTTGACTGTATGGGATAAGGATTATGGTAAAGCTAACGATTTTCTCGGTGGTCTCGTAATTGGAGCATCCAGCAAGGGGAAGAGGTTGAAACATTGGCTGGATTGCATCAAATTTCCCGACCACAAGCATGAACAGTGGCATTGTTTGACGGAGAAGGAACCATAG